The Amblyomma americanum isolate KBUSLIRL-KWMA chromosome 2, ASM5285725v1, whole genome shotgun sequence genome contains the following window.
AACTcgaagtcgccgctcacgatatcagTTCCAAGacaggctccagacaacccgccgtgctcagttctgcgcagcaatcagagacggccccgctggcgccgCTAGGCCTAGCGCGtacgccgctcacagtcgcagcgTCCGCACAAATCCGCCTTGTCCGCACTCGCggctctctcgccgtcttctcaTCCtctgcgccgcctgctgtcgattgcatctcgaccgaaaccaaaacttgctgcttcgttccggaactaagcgaaacagataaaagtacataGTTTCACTGGCGCGTTGTTTTGAACGGCAGCagcaattcgacctcgctccgtctcagttgccgtacggtgttttttttttctacaccgttcggaaggttcggaatggcgacaaccactccgttagagacggcggatgaacgattgcggacctcgttagcacgctgtcagttctagctggtgttgctttggtgtttatgatatcatgtgctccgttttaccggtgttcgcgTCTAGCGGTGCgtagttttaaagcggacgaacaccgataaacctcccatctcgtgtcattcgtgtttagtgtgtagatgctgttgcgccataaaaattcataatcatgaTCATCATCCCATTTTATTCAGTCCCGTAGTACCTCTCAGGCAATGGCGGTAAGTCCCCGTGAAGGTAACACGCACACCTGAGTTGGTTGTTGCGGAATGGGCGCTACAACAACTTTCTGGCACCTTAACTTTTCGTTGTCCTTGAATTTTGCTTGGCCCGGGCTGCGTGCATTGGAGGTCTTTCCAGGCACTGGCATTGCGCTTCAGCCTGGGCGGCTCGAACGACGGAATATTGGCGGCCCCGGCGATTCACTTTTGCAGCGGCCTTTTAGAACGGCGGAATCCTGGCTGCAATGGCGCCTCACTTTCACGTCAGCGTTGTGTACAGCAGGGCCTTCGCGCATCCGGTGCCTCGCTTCCGCCTCGGCAGCCTAACGGCGCAGTCTTCGCTGCGCTGAGGCTGAGCTTATTCTGCTCGGGTGGCTCGTTTTGCTGCAGCTGCACATAGCAAAGCACCTGCGTGGCTTTAAAACAGCACTAGCAGGAGTGAACTGTTGATGTACAGACGAGCGCCGTCTTGTACACCCACAGTGATGATGCCACGACTTCTGAGAATGAATCAGAGGCGCGTGGGAGAAGTCAGGTTAAGGATGACGTCACGATTCTGAGAACCGATCGCAGGCGCCGGTGAGGTCACTTGAGTGAATAGGACACAATTCTTAGAACCTCTCAGGAACGTTGTATCAGACGTGATCGGTGCGTGGCCACGTGGTCGGGTTAAAATGCTGACGTTCAGTCGGCAGACGAGCCATTACCAGTCCGCTCTGTAAAACGGTGATATTTACATAACTCATTATAAGTCTTTGCAATAAAAGATTAGGCCGAACTGACGTGGGACACACCGCGCGCGCTGTTTCCCGCTAGATAGAGCATGGTCTATTTCTAGCAATAACTCGACCCTTTTAACCGACTCTTTTAACCGTGAACTTTTATAAACGTCTTCAAACCAGAACGGAATCTTGCGCCTCAGCCTAACCCGAAGTGAACGCGAGAAAATTTCCGTTCGTTATGTTTAACTTAACAGGATTGGACATAGCTGATATGTAGGACGTGACGCCAGAGCAATCGTCATGCGCCGGACTTAGTGTCTGGCATCTGTGCTAAGATCTTACACTTGAAACAGCAGCCAACGAGGGACACCACAGAGCAAGAAGACACGACACAAGGCTGTCGTGTCGTGTCTTCTTCCTCTGTGGGGTCCCTCGTTGGCGTTGGATATCCATTTACTCTATTTATCATGAAATTATGCAGCAGCGCCTAAAGCTTGGAAACCTAAGCGCACAGTTACACGTGGTAGTTTGCAATATTACGAAAAATAACTCGAGGCGATGATGTATTTGAAATAAATACGCCTTTATTATTCACATGAACGAAGCGACGGCGGTTTAATCGATGTTGATCGCCTCTGTGTAAAGCGATACTCCGTATTCGATGCTGTCTTTCTCCTCAGCCCGCAGTACTTGCTCGCAAATGTGCAAGGAGCACACTGTATCCGGTACATGTCGACTAGTCTTCGTTCCTCTAAAAAATGTGGCTGCGCTCTGAGACACTTAACAGTTGCCTAATACTTCTTGCCGCCGTATCCGAGGCCGCCGTATCCGAGGCCTCCGTATCCCAGGCCTATATAGCCCAGACCGCCATATCCAAGGCCTCCGTATCCAAGGCCCCCGTATCCGAGGCCACCGTATCCAAGACCACCGTATCCAAGGCCACCACCGAATCCAAGGCCACCGTACCCGCCACCGTAGCCTCCTCCTCCCAGGCCGGAGTGGGCGACCAGGGCTCCTCCTCCGCTCAGCTTGTTCACCTGGTGGATGGTCTTGACCAGGAACACTGGACCGGGCACAGCCTTGTAGAGGCCGGGACCTCCGCGCACGAGGGCAACACTGCCGCCAACGCCGTAGCCTCCGCTGTAGCCTCCACCGTAGCCCCTACCATAGCCACCACCGTACCCGAGACCGTATCCACCGTAGCCGCCGTATCCCAATACCTTGGGATCGCACATGACCGCTGCCAGAGCGGCGCAGAGGACGATGGCGGTGGACTGTGGAAGAAAAGTGGCGAGAAGCCATGACTGACACTTGGTGACAATTCGTCATAGACAACGTTATTTTCTCTAGAGGCATTCTTGCGCTACAATCACGCTTATTACAATGCTTCTACTACTCTACACGGTCTGCAGGTCTTCTTATGTATGGTCTAGAAGCGCAGCGAAATGCGCTTTCAAGGCGAAGCGCCATAGGTTGAACTTTCACTGCGAGAATTTCGCAGTGAAAAATCTTTCACGGCCCACTGCAGCGAATCCATCGCAGAATACTTGAAGCGAGTAAGGAGCGAATGCCACCGGTTCTGCAACCCCAACCAGCCAGGCGCAGTGTGCAGCCCTCGCAGCGACACTGCCATTGCTCGCACTGGCTGCAGAGCTCAAAATAAACGCATTCGAGACGAAACTCCCCGCGACCAGCCGTGGCGACGTATATCGTCGGAGCAGATTTACTCGCATTTTTAATTCTTAAATGCTCCTGCATTGTTACAAACACTCACTaccacgagaaaaaaaatttattgaaaaaTAGCTGAAATGTTTGGAGCCCATGTTGATAAATCGCGttgaaattagttttttttttgctgcaagttAAACGACGCATTGTGACATCTTGACTATTAGCCCCAAAAATGCCGTTAAAATTTGTTCGAGTACCTTCTGTTGAGATTTAATCATTTTATTTAGCTACTTTGTTCGAGATTCTTGAGACCTGACAATGCACATAAAGCGAAAAAAATTATAGTATGTGTTCCTACCACACCCGAAAGCCCAGTTTGTTGGTACAAACTCGGGTCGTCGGAATATGCAAACAACCAATCGTGTGTATGTGAAAGGAACCAACAACCACAGaaacaaggagcataggggatttttttctGAATTTGTAGTGTTGAATTCACGGTCATTATTAGTGAATATCTAATCGCTTAAAGATAATCAgaacagcagaagaaaaaaacaaccacatgccgccggtgggaacagaacccacgacctctgcaTTACGCGTCCGATGCtgcaccaactgagctacggcgacggcggtcaaATCTTCTGGTTTccggggtatttatgtttaagtgtgacctaaccttgagagtgttcaccagcgccaccctcgtccatagcagtggacgtagcacgtcctgtatgcaccactGGTGTGGCGTGGAACGCCACCAATCGGAGAGGGCGGATGCTATGGAGAACCCCCTTATGCTTCCTTTGACATCAAGGCTGCctgaaccgaggccctcgttacgCAATTAAGCAGGAAATGGAagtgaaatgaagggctcgttatACATATgagagaagccaacagccacagaaaccaagaaGCATCGGATACTTTTTCTTTAATTGATGCTTTTGATGAACGGAGATTATTAGCGATTATTTTACCACTCAAAGTTAATTAATTAAAAAGTTAGAAAATTAGAAAAACAAGACGACTCTTACTGAAATCAGTGTTGTAGCCTTGCAGCGAAGCAAACTCCTTGTAGTACAAAACCCTGAGAATTTTGGTGCGTCGTTAACACCACAGATAACTCAGTCGTGCTGATAAACAGATGGATTTCTCATATTATTATAAATATATGGGCTGCAGTATTAACAGAAACTTTTGTTGGGAAATATTTATCTCAGAACCGCTCTCATTTTCTTTATGCTCATCCTTATAAATATTTCGTAATGACACCGCTAAGAGTTGATGTGGCCAGTTGTCTTCGTATAATTATGCTTTTAAAGAGAATTCCTTTCCAGGCTGATTCTGCGAATGCGGAATTCCAAAAATATCACTTGTATTTATAGTTGAATTATAGTAATTAATATCTTTTAACAGCCATTGGACCTCCTTCATCGCTACCACCCTGCCTTGATCATCCCACTCTGCGCCACATGTGGGCTGGCCAAGGCCACCCTCTTACACTGCCTGCGGGAATTCCCCCAACTAATGGCAGTTCCCCCTATATCCAACCCATCCCTATTCTCATGGGGGGCCGCTCAGCGAGCTGCTAAACCAGCTGGGCAAACAcggctagtggacagagctctccaTGAGGCCCAGGCGCGTGGACTCTTGGACAAGTAAGAGCCTACCTTTGaggacctttttttttcttaaaataaagCTGCTCCTGTTCCTCCTCTAGTCACAAGCACACTTACTAAACTATGAACAATCGGAATGATCTTTCAACTTCATAATTTTACAAGTAAATACTCCCCTGCTAATGTTTGCCCATATTTGCAACCAGCTTATGCTGCAAACTACTTCAGGACATCATATTGGCTTATTTTGTGAGCTTTCCAGGAATTAATTCATATTTTTATCGGCGCACTATGGCTTACGAAAATCATACTCATGTGAAACTCATTTAATTTTCTTCACATACAGCTTACCCCGATGAATCGATAAATCATCGATAGATGACTGTATATGCTCATGCTTCTCGAAAGCGCTTGACAAAGTGTGCCATGAATTGCTTCTGCACAAATTACGTAAGTTCAATATTGATTATAGTTTGCCCAAATATATCAAAGGTTCCTTCGTTCATCACTTGAAACTTATTTCTGCCAACGGCTACAACTCCTCATTCACTTAAGTGCGTTCGTTTGGTCTCCAAAAGGTGCAGGTCTTAGACCGCTATTATTTTTAACTTACATTAATGGCCTTCATGCGTCTGCGTTATCTAATAGTTGTTCACTTGACGATAAACTTATTTTCCTCAGATAAACAGCAGTAATGATATTAACATGTTAAGGCGCGACGTCATTAATGTTATTATTACTGGAATTACTGCGACGTCATTACAAGAATTAGTTATTGGTGTAACCAATAGCTAATGTAAGTGAGCTCTAACAGGTGCTCGGTCATGCAGGCAGCTTGTACCACAAAACACTCTGTGTTGTACTACCTGCATGACATTGCTCTAGAAAGTGTAAATTCTTGGAGACACATTGGCTTTCACCTTACGGGTGATCTCATTTGGAAGCTTAAAGTGGATTATGTAACTAACAACTCCAATGGAATGTTTGTATATTTGCGCCACAACTCTTCTTATGAACCGTCTTACTTCAACACTAATTGGCCCTCAGCTGTAGCATTGTACAGAAATATTGGCCCTTGACCATGACTTTTGAATAACATCACTTCAACTTGTTTGgaccaattcttttctcttcatTTTATCTGTAATCGTGGACCACGTACAGAGTGTGTTGAAAAATGACTTAGTTCGCCCACCATTAAGATCGTGGAGAAAGATTTGTCGCTTATAGCTTGATGTCACTAGCTATATCTGTCCACATAATCTAATAAACTGATCCAGCACGTTACATGTTGTATGAGGTCGGTCAACCTCTCAAAGCTGAAATGTAATTATGCAAGACGTCTTCTTTCTCTCAATAATTTCTTCTTTCTTGCATCCGATTAATGAAACAATCATCCTAGTGAAATTGTACCCGGTtctaataacatttttttttacatagctTTAGCTTGTCAGAACGCGTTGGCTGATTCCTCCTCTCTTCGGAGAcgagttcgaaaaaaaaaagccggaagccgggacgtttaatttgaGTTAATAGGACAATCGGGCGCACAgcacaataattcgaagtttctaagaatgctcagaGAGTGCAGATCGAGTTCCCGTCATCAAAAGACGATTTaaaattcctctttagtgcacctttaaaacaTGTGTAGAAAATTTCTCAGCTCTCTAACGCTGCTATTTTTTGGTCTAAAAGAGGGCCAGGACCAATAAATGGCAGTGGGCTGTGAAAAGTTGGAAGTATATAGCATGACAGGCGTTCATTCAGCGTTTCCTGCAGTAGCAGTTCATGCGCCAATACTGCCTAATCGCGCTACACATATTTTGTTTTGACGGCATTGCACTTTATGCCCATGCTAGCATGGCATCGTTCCTGCTTTGCAGAACTGCTTAAACAGAGGGCCTTCATCAACGGCAAACCCGAAATTCAGCAGTCCGGACCTCTTAGCGGGTACTCTACACAGCAGCGGACCACATCATAGTGATCCGGCTAGACCGGCTGCAAGACATTGTGCGACGTTGGAAGAATATATTTGTAAAAGGGGGCTCTTGCGCTATCTCTGGACCCATGCTTTTCCTTGTCAGGTTATTTTAATTGTTAACGAAGGCATTAGAACCCATTATGAGCAATTTTAAAAAGGAGTGTAATTTAACCCGAAGTCGCGCAAGTCCTCACCAGAGCGTTCATTGCAGATGCTTCGCTGTAGAGTCCGCAGCTGAGGTGTAGAGCGACAGGGCGAGTGCCGTCGCTTATATACCCGCCCAGGTGACGCAGTATCGGAGGCACGAGGAATAGGCCACAGCGGTCACGTACGAACACGCGACGCGGCCGGTCTACGTGGCCCGATGTGTGTTGGGCGGCAGCCTTCTATTTCCCTGAAAGGACGCCCGATCTCCGCAGCGCGCTCTCCGATCTTATCCGGTGCGACGGATGGCAGTGACGCGCGCAGAGATGCGTTGCGGCTGTGCGTAGAGCAGTGTTGCGCGTGCGTAGAGGAAGACGCCCGATTAAACTGCGCGGGCACTGCTTTGCTTACACAACAACATAACTACTAAGTTTACTCGCAGGACACCCTCAGATCTTCATGCGATGAATTTCGGCGCCCATGTCTTCAGGTCATGAATAGGCTGGGAACAAGTGAGCCGGTTAAGAAACAGTTCCTGCCTCGTAAAAGGAAATTAAGAATAAAACTATTTATAGCAGCCTCCTGCAGCGATCTCCAGCAGCTGTACACAAAACTTGGAATTGGCAGGAACGTGTCAAGTTTTTCGCTGATGAAACGACACTGACCTTGGTAAATTAACGAATTTATAATTCCAGTACATAGCAGGTACAAATGTAGCGTCTACGCTAAACGTAAAAATTAATCGGGTGGTGGCGTAGAGTTCTCCCTGGGGATAGTTCCCCTGCAGCCCGGATTTCGAGGAGCGAGCGTTTCCGTTCTTGCTTCACGCCACGGAGCAATGACTCTACGGTATTAAGCCACGATGTGTGTCCCAAGGTAAGGAGCGCCATGAATCCGGGTTAGGCTCGTAAAACGTTGCCCTGTTGCTGCGGCGGCCCAAGAAGCGTCTGCCTGTGGCTGCGTTAGAACATTTGAGGAATCACAGCGCAGTCTGGTAACCCCACAAATATATGAAATCTATAAAACTGCGTAATCCCAGTCAGCCACCTGTCTTGCCAGCCAGCCGACCATGCTTTCTCTGCGGAAAAGAAGAAGAGAACAAAAAGTTACGGCGACAGGAGTTCTGTTCTTCAACTTCACGTTTAATATGAACAGAAGGTACGTTTTATGCACGAAAATGCTAGCAAAACAAAAGAGAGAGCCGGAAAAACCAATAGCTTAAGCTGGTTGTATGCTGGTCAACTGTACTTGTATGCCTGAAAGCCACGGCTGTTTTGCAGGCGATTTCATCAATGGCCCGAATTATAATATTAAATCATGCGCACAATTTCAAGAgcgaaagtaaaaaaataaagtgagcTTTGTGCACCTTTCGAAGAATTGGAATGTTAATTGAAACGGTGCACATCGGTCCCGTTTGGACAATATATGCTTTAGCACAGGACAGAGAAACCCAATAAGTTATTTCCCTCATGGCAGTGAATTGAATGGCTGGCACGCTAAACCTGGCGCCTGTTGCCCGGCAGATCGCGCACCTCTCGCCTTTTCGCTCGTTACCTCGTGTGGCTAACATGTCCGACAACATTAAAGTGCGTATGAGCATTGGCATGATAGCGGATGCAAACGTGACAAAAAGAGGAACATGCACAGCGAATAAAGCGGAAGCGCCGCAGTTATAATGCGCAGTCAGGTGGAGCTCTCAAAATAGTAGATAAAAACGGCACCACACCTTACTTCCTCTCTTTGGTATATATTCCTGCAACG
Protein-coding sequences here:
- the LOC144119367 gene encoding uncharacterized protein LOC144119367; translated protein: MNALSTAIVLCAALAAVMCDPKVLGYGGYGGYGLGYGGGYGRGYGGGYSGGYGVGGSVALVRGGPGLYKAVPGPVFLVKTIHQVNKLSGGGALVAHSGLGGGGYGGGYGGLGFGGGLGYGGLGYGGLGYGGLGYGGLGYGGLGYIGLGYGGLGYGGLGYGGKKY